Proteins from one Cryptomeria japonica chromosome 4, Sugi_1.0, whole genome shotgun sequence genomic window:
- the LOC131875355 gene encoding uncharacterized protein LOC131875355: protein MNKAQVSSDQQQLVGSKGKRKTSLMDDLSSIDEEGTGSGVEEETTEIHETTDREHAIDEEGAGIVKRDTPGIEKAAAGSGFEGAMVKIDMTPNIEKRIKRDEQKEIEKAGAYIIKKRRKFLGDQQQLVGSKGKPKTSLMDDLSSIISALLIPRYTPGETSAFRFLHTRCTRSRKLPREWKCLMAYHRLAWNILSLTPDSINRVEGWQVQLIAWIFVCWEWRDLITILIKDWNKLKVLRNWKAKEGPSLREIVEHYIDERWPADKESENFRGNEKSATKKEDDATEKEEKTSGNMITISSEDTEGDDYLKKILKEQKEMREALAKVQEDMREALRKVQEDMREMREMVKNKVFKGEEHNKGESSQPQGTTVEDMEGQNTVQQYTTAEEREEWNKLRDALRRYNVSMDGFQAFQKFRFYCQPGHLPWPLPEQA, encoded by the exons atgaacaaggcgCAGGTTTCAA GTGATCAACAACAGCTAGTAGGCAGCAAGGGCAAGCGCAAGACAAGTCTTATGGATGATCTCTCCTCGATAGATGAAGAAGGCACAG GCTCCGGAGTTGAAGAAGAAACGACAGAGATACACGAGACAACCGACCGTGAACATGCAATAGATGAAGAAGGTGCGGGCATTGTGAAACGTGACACACCTGGCATTGAGAAAGCAG CAGCAGGCTCCGGATTTGAAGGTGCAATGGTTAAGATAGATATGACACCCAATATTGAAAAGAGAATCAAAAGAGatgaacaaaaagaaattgaaaaagcaGGTGCATATATCATTAAGAAACGCAGAAAATTTCTAG GTGATCAACAACAGCTAGTAGGCAGCAAGGGCAAGCCCAAGACAAGTCTTATGGATGATCTCTCCTCGATAATCAGTGCATTGCTCATCCCTAGATATACCCCAGGAGAAACGAGTGCCTTTCGCTTTCTTCATACTCGGTGCACACGTAGTAGAAAACTTCCCCGAGAGTGGAAATGTTTGATGGCATACCATCGCCTAGCATGGAATATTTTGTCTCTAACCCCCGACAGTATCAACAGAGTGGAAGGATGGCAGGTTCAACTTATTGCATGGATTTTCGTTTGCTGGGAGTGGAGGGACCTCATAACAATTCTTATTAAA GATTGGAACAAGCTTAAGGTTTTAAGAAATTGGAAAGCTAAAGAGGGGCCTTCTCTGAGAGAGATTGTTGAGCATTATATCGATGAGAGGTGGCCAGCTGACAAGGAGAGCGAGAATTTTCGGGGAAACGAGAAGAGCGCCACAAAAAAGGAGGATGATGCCACTGAAAAAGAGGAGAAGACAAGTGGGAACATGATAACAATTTCCAGCGAGGACACAGAGGGAGATGATTATCTAAAAAAGATTTTGAAAGAGCAGAAGGAGATGAGGGAAGCTCTAGCAAAGGTTCAGGAAGATATGAGGGAAGCTCTAAGAAAGGTTCAGGAGGATATGAGGGAGATGAGGGAAATGGTCAAGAATAAAGTATTCAAAGGGGAAGAACACAACAAAGGAGAAAGCTCTCAACCACAGGGCACAACAGTAGAAGACATGGAAGGACAAAACACAGTGCAACAGTACACAACTGCTGAGGAGCGAGAAGAATGGAATAAGTTGAGAGACGCATTGCGGCGATACAATGTTTCAATGGATGGCTTTCAAGCCTTCCAAAAATTTAGGTTTTACTGCCAGCCTGGACATCTTCCATGGCCATTGCCCGAACAAGCCTAA